In a genomic window of Thiosocius teredinicola:
- the tolB gene encoding Tol-Pal system beta propeller repeat protein TolB: MKRLFLLVVLMVVGVQAHASPLTIEITKGGEGALPIAVVPFAWRGDAGNLPKHEVGSIISADLGRSGRFKPLPENEMLSRPSRGDEVDFRDWRAVNVEYLVIGEATPNGPGGYMVKFYLYDVVRGEQLTGYSIPTTARDLRATAHHIADIIYETLTGEPGAFATRVAYVTSTRGANGKDRVELRVADSDGYGPQPIVASNEPIMSPSWSPDGRKIAYVSFENTQPSIWIQEVFTGKREKLTSYKGINGAPAFSPDGRYLAMTLSKDGNPEIYVMDIARRSLRRVTRHGAIDTEPSWSPDGQSIVFTSDRGGKPQIYRVPVNGGQASRVTYEGNYNARASYAPDGKSLTMVTQANGSYQIALLDLESRDFRVMSTGRLDETPSFAPNGAMIIYATRVGGKGVLAAVSTDGRVQQRLRLQEGDVREPAWSPYQQTERNR, translated from the coding sequence ATGAAGAGATTGTTTTTGTTGGTCGTCCTGATGGTTGTTGGTGTGCAGGCTCACGCCTCGCCGTTGACCATCGAGATCACCAAAGGCGGCGAAGGTGCACTGCCGATTGCCGTTGTGCCGTTTGCCTGGCGCGGTGACGCCGGCAACCTGCCCAAACACGAGGTCGGGTCAATTATCTCGGCGGACCTCGGTCGGAGCGGACGCTTCAAGCCGCTGCCGGAGAACGAGATGCTGTCGCGGCCGTCGCGCGGCGACGAAGTCGACTTTCGCGACTGGCGTGCGGTCAACGTCGAGTACCTGGTGATCGGTGAAGCCACACCGAACGGCCCCGGTGGTTACATGGTGAAGTTCTACCTGTACGACGTGGTACGCGGCGAACAGCTCACCGGTTACAGCATTCCGACGACGGCACGTGATCTGCGCGCCACCGCGCACCATATCGCCGACATCATCTACGAAACGCTGACCGGCGAACCGGGCGCATTCGCCACCCGCGTTGCCTATGTCACGTCGACCCGCGGCGCCAACGGCAAGGACCGTGTCGAGCTGCGCGTCGCCGACTCGGATGGTTACGGCCCGCAGCCGATCGTGGCGTCGAACGAGCCCATCATGTCGCCGTCCTGGTCGCCCGATGGCCGCAAGATCGCCTATGTCTCGTTCGAAAACACCCAGCCTTCGATCTGGATTCAGGAGGTGTTTACCGGCAAGCGCGAGAAGCTCACCTCGTACAAGGGCATCAACGGCGCGCCGGCGTTCTCGCCCGATGGCCGCTACCTGGCGATGACGCTGTCGAAAGACGGCAACCCGGAAATCTACGTGATGGATATCGCCCGCCGCAGCCTGCGCCGCGTCACGCGGCATGGTGCGATCGACACCGAGCCGTCGTGGTCGCCGGATGGGCAATCGATCGTGTTTACCTCGGATCGTGGCGGCAAGCCGCAGATCTACCGCGTGCCGGTCAACGGCGGTCAGGCGAGCCGCGTCACCTACGAGGGCAACTACAATGCACGTGCCTCGTACGCGCCCGACGGCAAGTCGCTGACGATGGTCACCCAGGCGAACGGCTCGTACCAGATCGCACTTTTGGACCTCGAATCGCGCGATTTTCGCGTTATGAGCACTGGTCGACTTGATGAAACGCCAAGTTTCGCTCCCAATGGCGCCATGATAATTTATGCAACGCGGGTGGGAGGCAAAGGTGTTCTCGCAGCTGTATCGACGGATGGTCGAGTGCAGCAGCGTCTACGACTACAAGAAGGCGACGTGCGCGAACCGGCCTGGTCACCCTATCAACAAACCGAGAGGAATCGTTAA